A single genomic interval of Streptomyces graminofaciens harbors:
- a CDS encoding roadblock/LC7 domain-containing protein: MIQQRANFDWMLKDLADGVPGIQQIVVLSADGLRIARYGGDVDAADRVAAACAGLQSLAGAVASEIPNSDGEMRMVIIQINGGYFYLMAAGSNAYLAVLANEIAEPGLMSNRMRDLVDRIGSHLTSPPRRNGQTV; the protein is encoded by the coding sequence GTGATCCAGCAGCGAGCCAACTTCGACTGGATGCTCAAGGATCTGGCAGACGGCGTACCAGGCATCCAGCAGATCGTCGTGCTCTCCGCCGACGGCCTGCGCATCGCCCGCTACGGCGGTGATGTGGACGCCGCCGACCGGGTCGCCGCGGCCTGCGCGGGCCTGCAGAGCCTGGCCGGGGCCGTCGCCAGCGAGATCCCGAACAGCGACGGCGAGATGCGGATGGTCATCATCCAGATCAACGGCGGCTACTTCTACCTGATGGCCGCCGGCTCCAACGCCTACCTCGCGGTCCTCGCCAACGAGATCGCAGAGCCCGGCCTGATGAGCAACCGCATGCGCGACCTCGTCGACAGAATCGGCTCCCACCTGACAAGTCCGCCGCGGCGGAACGGGCAGACCGTATGA
- a CDS encoding sensor histidine kinase: MVSVQSPPGGRELPYARVLLLPAILMAAVTGTAVALVTGSARLAVGLCGAVATLLVIAVAAVAVRRGRVIRDLRDEQTRRNAHLEQRIAAHEQEFTRLNKEILPTALHRLRAGGESPSEVIRVVIDGDAEWHELPEPQRDLVRSVLDIVDREEALRDSAQRSFVNIARRVQAIVHQQNKELREMEEDHGRNPEVFDDLLRIDHGTALIGRLADSIAVLGGSRPGRVWPRPVPLYSCLRGAMSRILEYRRIELHSIAKVNVNGVSVEPVIHACAELLDNATRYSPPHTKVHITAVEVQTGIAIEIEDGGISLSEESRAKVEDMLAKAQAGEDMQDMGDSPRLGLAVVGRLSTMYKMQISLRPSAYGGVRAVVVVPRDMLTEEAAPGLAHGIGATAVPTMDTGGVEGPNRKPKRRRPTTGPRIPSSAEDTGQGSMDDDVPVVTEWTANGLPQRRSRMTIPLSQRYAEAAAAEAAAEAAMAAAPVWQPEPEPKKELPPPGMWVEAFMEGLKRDPDPNAFTTDPDDPTASTAFTVNNESARTEADDEGDLK, from the coding sequence ATGGTGAGTGTTCAATCGCCTCCCGGTGGCCGTGAACTTCCCTACGCGCGCGTACTGCTACTGCCGGCGATACTGATGGCCGCGGTGACCGGGACCGCCGTCGCCCTGGTGACGGGGTCGGCCCGGCTCGCCGTCGGCTTGTGCGGAGCCGTCGCGACACTCCTGGTGATCGCTGTCGCGGCCGTCGCGGTGCGCCGTGGGCGCGTGATCCGTGACCTGCGTGACGAGCAGACCCGGCGGAACGCCCACCTCGAACAGCGCATCGCCGCCCACGAGCAGGAGTTCACCCGGCTCAACAAGGAGATCTTGCCCACCGCCCTGCACCGGCTGCGCGCCGGTGGAGAATCCCCCTCAGAGGTGATTCGCGTCGTCATCGACGGTGACGCGGAGTGGCACGAACTTCCTGAGCCCCAGCGCGACTTGGTGCGCAGCGTGCTCGACATCGTCGACCGCGAGGAGGCGCTGCGCGACTCCGCCCAGCGGTCCTTCGTCAACATCGCCCGCCGGGTCCAGGCGATCGTCCACCAGCAGAACAAGGAACTCCGGGAGATGGAGGAGGACCACGGGCGCAACCCCGAGGTCTTCGACGACCTGCTGCGCATCGACCACGGCACCGCGCTGATCGGCCGGCTCGCCGACTCCATCGCCGTCCTCGGCGGCAGCCGCCCGGGCCGTGTGTGGCCCCGCCCCGTCCCGCTGTACAGCTGCCTGCGCGGCGCGATGTCCCGCATCCTGGAGTACCGCCGCATCGAGCTCCACTCGATCGCCAAGGTCAACGTCAACGGCGTCTCCGTCGAACCGGTCATCCACGCCTGCGCCGAACTCCTCGACAACGCCACGCGCTACTCGCCGCCCCACACCAAGGTGCACATCACCGCCGTGGAGGTGCAGACCGGCATCGCCATCGAGATCGAGGACGGCGGCATCAGCCTCAGCGAGGAGTCCCGCGCCAAGGTCGAGGACATGCTCGCCAAGGCGCAGGCGGGCGAGGACATGCAGGACATGGGCGACAGCCCGCGCCTCGGCCTCGCCGTCGTGGGCCGGCTGTCGACGATGTACAAGATGCAGATCTCGCTCCGGCCGTCCGCCTACGGCGGCGTCCGCGCGGTGGTCGTCGTACCGCGCGACATGCTCACCGAGGAGGCCGCCCCCGGCCTCGCCCACGGCATCGGCGCCACCGCCGTGCCGACCATGGACACCGGTGGCGTAGAGGGCCCCAACCGCAAGCCCAAGCGCCGCCGCCCGACCACCGGTCCGCGGATCCCGAGCTCCGCGGAGGACACGGGCCAGGGCAGCATGGACGACGACGTTCCCGTCGTCACCGAGTGGACCGCCAACGGCCTGCCGCAGCGCCGCAGCCGGATGACGATCCCGCTCAGCCAGCGGTACGCCGAGGCCGCTGCCGCGGAGGCCGCCGCCGAAGCCGCGATGGCCGCCGCCCCCGTCTGGCAGCCCGAGCCCGAGCCGAAGAAGGAACTGCCGCCGCCCGGTATGTGGGTCGAGGCGTTCATGGAGGGGCTCAAGCGTGATCCGGACCCCAATGCCTTCACCACCGACCCGGACGACCCCACGGCGTCCACCGCCTTCACCGTGAACAACGAGTCGGCCCGCACCGAGGCCGACGACGAGGGGGACCTCAAGTGA
- a CDS encoding urea amidolyase associated protein UAAP1 encodes MATETTYGARNHARAQEGTHAETMPVVPAADWPDPPPEATHLTWAETVAGGNYTHRTLARGTDLRLTDPYGDACAHVLLHVTDRPWERLNVADTVKVQWNAYLGEGVLLLSDQGRVLASVVADTSGHHDALCGTSTLVRNTDRYGDGAPQSKSPAGRELFKLAAAKNGLEPRDLPPSLSFFQGVRVGDDGTLDFTGSAGPGASVTLRTEQAVTVLIANVPHPADPRPEYISTALEVLAWRSAPTAPGDPLWDATPEGRRAFLNTAEFLTARGSA; translated from the coding sequence ATGGCGACAGAGACCACATACGGAGCACGCAACCACGCCCGCGCCCAGGAGGGCACCCACGCCGAGACCATGCCCGTGGTCCCGGCGGCCGACTGGCCGGACCCACCCCCCGAGGCGACCCACCTGACCTGGGCGGAAACCGTCGCGGGCGGCAACTACACGCACCGGACGCTGGCCCGCGGCACAGACCTGCGCCTCACCGACCCGTACGGCGACGCCTGCGCCCATGTCCTCCTCCACGTCACCGACCGCCCCTGGGAACGTCTGAACGTCGCGGACACGGTCAAGGTCCAGTGGAACGCCTACCTCGGCGAGGGCGTCCTGCTCCTGTCCGACCAAGGCCGCGTCCTCGCCTCGGTGGTCGCCGACACCTCGGGCCACCACGACGCGCTGTGCGGCACCTCGACTCTCGTACGCAACACCGACCGCTACGGAGACGGCGCCCCGCAGTCGAAGTCACCGGCCGGCCGGGAGCTGTTCAAGCTCGCGGCGGCCAAGAACGGCCTCGAACCCCGCGACCTCCCGCCCTCGCTCTCGTTCTTCCAGGGCGTACGAGTGGGCGACGACGGCACCCTCGACTTCACCGGCTCCGCCGGCCCCGGCGCGAGCGTGACCCTGCGCACCGAGCAGGCGGTGACCGTACTGATCGCCAACGTGCCCCACCCGGCCGACCCGCGCCCGGAGTACATCAGCACCGCCCTGGAGGTGCTCGCCTGGCGCTCGGCCCCGACAGCCCCCGGGGACCCGCTGTGGGACGCGACACCCGAGGGCCGCAGGGCCTTCCTCAACACCGCCGAGTTCCTCACCGCGAGGGGGTCCGCATGA
- a CDS encoding N-formylglutamate amidohydrolase — protein MNDASASYRLVPGAPDSPVILHVPHGSRVIPADVRAGILLDDPALERELDHITDAYTDRIAEEAAERSATRPWRFVNQLSRLVVDPERFPDEREEMLAVGMGAVYTRTTHREDLRPADHDGRPLVRRYFHPYAAAMTDAVAERLAAVGRAVVVDVHSYPTERLPYELHGKGPRPPVCLGHDPFHTPAELLARAEKAFAGFGGTGVNSPFAGAYVPMRYYGNDARVSALMIEIRRDVYMTEPGGPAGPGVGTLAKALAELVDEVTAV, from the coding sequence ATGAATGACGCATCGGCGTCCTACCGTTTGGTCCCGGGAGCGCCGGACTCCCCTGTGATCCTGCACGTCCCGCACGGTTCGCGGGTGATCCCGGCGGACGTACGCGCCGGGATTCTCCTCGATGACCCCGCGCTGGAACGGGAGTTGGACCACATCACCGACGCGTACACGGACCGGATCGCCGAGGAGGCCGCCGAGCGGTCGGCCACGCGGCCCTGGAGATTCGTCAACCAGCTGTCACGTCTGGTCGTCGACCCGGAGAGGTTCCCTGACGAACGCGAGGAGATGCTGGCCGTCGGCATGGGGGCGGTCTACACCCGGACCACGCACCGGGAGGACCTCCGTCCCGCCGACCACGACGGCCGACCGCTTGTCCGGCGCTACTTCCACCCGTACGCGGCGGCCATGACCGACGCGGTGGCGGAGCGGCTGGCGGCCGTGGGGCGGGCCGTGGTCGTCGATGTGCACTCGTACCCCACCGAGCGACTGCCCTACGAACTCCACGGCAAGGGCCCCCGCCCGCCCGTCTGCCTCGGCCACGACCCCTTCCACACCCCGGCCGAGCTGCTGGCCCGCGCCGAGAAGGCGTTCGCCGGCTTCGGCGGCACCGGCGTCAACAGCCCTTTCGCGGGCGCGTACGTCCCGATGAGGTACTACGGGAATGACGCTCGCGTGAGCGCCCTGATGATCGAGATCCGCCGGGACGTCTATATGACCGAGCCGGGCGGCCCGGCGGGCCCCGGTGTCGGCACACTCGCCAAGGCGCTGGCCGAGCTGGTCGATGAGGTCACCGCCGTCTGA
- a CDS encoding GTP-binding protein, giving the protein MDFKSSDTITGPRTEDHLPHTAQAAAKIVIVGGFGVGKTTMVGSVSEIRPLTTEETMTQAGIGVDDNFGSKSKTATTVAMDFGRISITDQLVLYLFGTPGQERFWFLWNGLFEGALGAVVLVDTRRLEVSFDVMGRLEERGVPFVVAINDFPDAPRYPLDELRQALDLPKEIPIVRCDARRRASSRDVLMTLVHFLHSLAMTGASA; this is encoded by the coding sequence ATGGACTTCAAAAGCTCTGACACCATCACAGGTCCACGGACCGAGGACCACCTGCCGCACACCGCGCAGGCCGCCGCGAAGATCGTGATCGTCGGCGGTTTCGGGGTCGGCAAGACCACCATGGTGGGTTCCGTCAGCGAGATCAGACCGCTGACCACCGAAGAGACCATGACGCAGGCCGGCATCGGAGTCGACGACAACTTCGGCTCCAAGTCCAAGACCGCCACCACCGTGGCCATGGACTTCGGCCGCATCAGCATCACGGATCAGCTGGTGCTCTATCTCTTCGGCACCCCCGGCCAGGAGCGCTTCTGGTTCCTGTGGAACGGCCTGTTCGAGGGGGCCCTCGGCGCGGTCGTCCTGGTCGACACCCGCCGACTGGAGGTCAGCTTCGACGTCATGGGCCGCCTGGAGGAGCGCGGTGTGCCCTTCGTCGTAGCGATCAACGACTTCCCGGACGCGCCCCGCTACCCCCTGGACGAGCTCCGCCAGGCGCTCGACCTGCCCAAGGAGATCCCGATCGTGCGCTGCGACGCACGCCGCCGGGCCTCCAGCCGGGACGTCCTGATGACGCTGGTCCACTTCCTGCACTCGCTGGCGATGACGGGGGCGTCGGCATGA
- a CDS encoding RluA family pseudouridine synthase → MRRRTPPPPSPLPQHDGVDPVRLRLPADDTWATVRDHLVARLAAGAGVIDRMLDTGLIVDAAGCPVSRDMAYAPGMFLWFHRELPDEEQVPFSVDVLYRDEHLVVADKPHFLATTPRGSHVAETTLARLRRELGIPTLSAAHRLDRLTAGLVLLTVRPEERGAYQSLFRDRQVAKEYEAVAPYDPALALPCTVRSRIVKERGVMAAREVEGEPPNAVSRVELLEHRNGLGQYRLMPMTGQTHQLRVHMSSLGVPILGDPLYPVVTGPVAAGDFRRPLQLLARMLEFTDPITGREHRFVSPRVLRAWSSYDEWAA, encoded by the coding sequence ATGAGACGCCGTACGCCGCCCCCGCCCTCTCCCCTGCCGCAACACGACGGGGTGGATCCGGTGCGGCTGCGGTTGCCGGCCGACGACACGTGGGCGACCGTGCGGGACCATCTCGTGGCGCGGCTCGCGGCTGGGGCCGGAGTGATCGACAGGATGCTCGACACGGGACTGATCGTGGACGCCGCCGGGTGCCCGGTGTCCAGGGACATGGCGTACGCGCCGGGGATGTTCTTGTGGTTCCACCGGGAACTGCCCGATGAGGAGCAGGTGCCGTTCTCGGTCGACGTCCTCTACCGGGACGAGCACCTGGTGGTGGCCGACAAGCCGCACTTCCTGGCCACCACCCCGCGTGGCAGCCATGTCGCCGAGACGACCCTGGCGCGGCTGCGGCGGGAACTGGGCATCCCGACGCTGAGCGCGGCGCACCGGCTGGACCGGCTGACGGCTGGGCTGGTGCTGCTCACCGTGCGCCCCGAAGAGCGCGGCGCGTACCAGTCGCTGTTCCGCGACAGGCAGGTGGCGAAGGAGTACGAGGCTGTGGCCCCGTACGACCCCGCACTGGCCCTGCCCTGCACCGTACGCAGCCGGATCGTCAAGGAGCGCGGAGTCATGGCGGCCCGCGAGGTCGAGGGCGAGCCGCCCAACGCCGTTAGCCGGGTCGAGCTGCTGGAGCACCGGAATGGGCTTGGCCAGTACCGGCTGATGCCAATGACCGGGCAGACGCACCAGCTGAGGGTGCACATGAGCTCCTTGGGTGTGCCGATCCTCGGCGATCCCCTCTACCCGGTGGTGACCGGCCCCGTGGCGGCCGGTGACTTCCGACGTCCGCTCCAACTGCTGGCGCGGATGCTGGAGTTCACCGATCCGATCACGGGGCGCGAGCACCGGTTCGTCAGCCCGCGGGTGCTACGGGCCTGGTCGTCGTACGACGAGTGGGCCGCGTAG
- a CDS encoding DUF742 domain-containing protein translates to MTPPQRQRRFPKQAAPRPEPPMEPQEGDGQHGTEDKPPERLYILTGEDGERAAIDLVTLIVARADPPPSAAPEQSALLRICQAPLSVAEISAYLNLPISVVTVLLTELLTAELVQARAPVVRQARADRSLLEAVMHGLQKL, encoded by the coding sequence ATGACGCCTCCGCAACGCCAGCGGCGCTTCCCCAAACAGGCAGCGCCTCGGCCCGAGCCGCCCATGGAGCCCCAGGAGGGGGACGGGCAGCACGGCACCGAGGACAAACCCCCCGAGCGGCTGTACATCCTCACCGGAGAGGACGGCGAACGGGCCGCGATCGACCTCGTGACGTTGATCGTGGCGCGTGCCGATCCGCCGCCCTCCGCCGCTCCGGAGCAGTCGGCACTGCTCCGGATCTGCCAGGCCCCCCTGTCCGTGGCCGAGATCTCGGCCTATCTCAACCTGCCGATCAGCGTGGTGACCGTCCTGCTCACCGAGCTGCTGACGGCCGAATTGGTACAGGCACGCGCACCGGTCGTACGGCAGGCGCGGGCCGACCGTTCCCTCCTCGAAGCGGTGATGCATGGACTTCAAAAGCTCTGA
- a CDS encoding cytochrome P450: MTPESHSLTGTDDPSLGPPPGCPAHGLGPGGVRRLYGPEAEDLGAVYEKLRAEHGPVAPVLLHDDVPIWVVLGHAENMHMARTPSQFCRDSRLWTAVQDGTVKPDHPLMPIIAWQPMCSHAEGDEHLRLRGAVTAAMSTIDYRGIRRHINRATQYLVNKFCEEGRADLVSQFCEHLPMAVMCEILGMPNEYNDRIVQAARDLLKGTETSIASNAYIMDALMRLTALRRAAPKEDFTSHLINHPARLNDEEIGQHLRLVLIAAYENTANLLANVLRVVLTDPRFRAQLNGGQMTVPEAVEQSLWDEPPFSTILGYFAKQDTELGGQRIRKGDGLLLGIAPGNVDPRVRPDLKANMQGNRSHLAFSGGPHECPGQDIGRAIADVGVDALLTRLPDIQLDCEEHELRWQASISNRHLVELPVKFAPRPQQDVTQQPSINPAPRQSPNNWRVGTQEPSATASEPATAVAEPTPMPEPARRPGLFRRLLRWWGGK, translated from the coding sequence GTGACGCCTGAATCCCACTCCCTGACCGGTACGGACGACCCCTCGCTCGGCCCGCCGCCCGGTTGCCCCGCCCATGGCCTGGGGCCCGGCGGAGTCCGCCGCCTCTATGGCCCGGAGGCGGAGGATCTGGGGGCTGTGTACGAGAAACTCCGTGCCGAACACGGCCCCGTGGCTCCCGTACTGCTTCACGACGATGTGCCGATCTGGGTGGTGCTCGGCCACGCCGAGAACATGCACATGGCGCGCACCCCCTCGCAGTTCTGCCGTGACTCCAGGTTGTGGACCGCCGTACAGGACGGCACGGTCAAGCCCGACCACCCGCTCATGCCGATCATCGCCTGGCAGCCCATGTGCAGCCACGCCGAGGGCGACGAGCACCTGCGGCTGCGCGGCGCGGTCACCGCTGCCATGTCGACCATCGACTACCGCGGCATCCGTCGCCACATCAACCGCGCGACCCAGTACCTCGTCAACAAGTTCTGCGAGGAGGGCAGGGCCGACCTGGTCAGCCAGTTCTGCGAGCACCTGCCGATGGCGGTGATGTGCGAAATCCTCGGCATGCCCAACGAGTACAACGACCGGATCGTGCAGGCCGCCCGCGACCTCCTCAAGGGCACCGAGACCTCCATCGCAAGCAACGCGTACATCATGGACGCCCTGATGCGGCTCACTGCCCTCCGCCGGGCCGCACCCAAGGAGGACTTCACCAGCCACCTGATCAACCACCCGGCGCGGCTCAACGATGAGGAGATCGGCCAGCACCTACGCCTTGTCCTGATCGCCGCGTACGAGAACACCGCCAACCTCCTCGCCAACGTACTGCGGGTGGTGCTCACCGACCCGCGGTTCCGAGCCCAGCTCAACGGCGGCCAGATGACGGTGCCCGAGGCGGTCGAGCAGTCCCTGTGGGACGAGCCGCCGTTCAGCACCATCCTGGGCTACTTCGCCAAGCAGGACACCGAGCTGGGCGGCCAGCGCATCCGCAAGGGCGACGGACTCCTCCTGGGCATCGCGCCGGGCAACGTCGACCCGCGCGTCCGCCCCGACCTCAAGGCAAACATGCAGGGCAACCGTTCCCACCTCGCCTTCAGCGGTGGTCCTCACGAGTGCCCGGGCCAGGACATCGGTCGCGCCATCGCCGACGTCGGCGTCGACGCGCTGCTGACCCGTCTTCCCGACATCCAACTCGACTGCGAAGAGCACGAGCTGCGCTGGCAAGCGTCCATCTCGAACCGGCATCTGGTGGAACTGCCGGTGAAGTTCGCCCCGAGGCCCCAGCAGGACGTCACTCAGCAGCCCAGCATCAACCCTGCACCGCGGCAGAGTCCAAACAACTGGCGCGTCGGCACACAGGAGCCGTCAGCCACTGCTTCGGAACCCGCCACTGCGGTCGCAGAGCCCACGCCGATGCCCGAACCGGCCCGTCGGCCAGGTCTGTTCCGGCGCCTCCTGCGTTGGTGGGGCGGCAAGTGA
- a CDS encoding TetR/AcrR family transcriptional regulator, translating into MGSTGGRRVGRPRAAHRAESGLTPREELLAVAAELFTTRGYAATTTRTVAERAGMRQASMYHYVSGKEELLAELLESTVTPSLAYARELLAQDTVPAERRLWELCRADVELLCGGPHNLGGLYLLPEVRTERFAGFHAVRTELKDAYRQLLAGTAAGGALAKSELDLRTDLVFGLIEGVILVRRSDPERPVSVFAEATADAALRIAGV; encoded by the coding sequence ATGGGAAGTACTGGTGGGCGGCGCGTCGGGCGGCCCCGGGCCGCGCACCGGGCCGAGAGCGGGCTGACTCCGCGTGAGGAACTGCTGGCCGTCGCGGCGGAGTTGTTCACCACACGGGGGTACGCGGCCACCACCACCCGGACCGTCGCCGAGCGGGCCGGTATGCGGCAGGCGTCCATGTACCACTACGTGTCCGGCAAGGAGGAGCTGCTCGCCGAGCTGCTGGAGTCGACGGTCACGCCGTCGCTCGCGTACGCCCGGGAGCTGCTCGCCCAGGACACCGTCCCTGCCGAGCGGCGGCTGTGGGAGCTGTGCCGAGCCGATGTGGAGCTGCTCTGCGGCGGGCCGCACAACCTCGGCGGGCTCTACCTCCTGCCCGAGGTGCGCACCGAACGCTTCGCGGGTTTCCACGCCGTACGGACCGAACTGAAGGACGCGTACCGGCAGTTGCTCGCCGGAACGGCCGCGGGCGGGGCGCTCGCCAAGAGTGAGCTGGATCTGCGGACCGATCTTGTCTTCGGGCTGATCGAAGGTGTCATCCTCGTGCGTCGCTCCGACCCCGAGCGGCCCGTCTCCGTGTTCGCCGAGGCCACGGCCGACGCCGCATTGCGTATCGCCGGAGTCTGA
- a CDS encoding amino acid permease has product MTSTARADVRPDPPHSPDDHSLDEFGYRQELHRSLGRYASFAAGFSFISVLTTVFQFFAFGYAFGGPVFFWAWPAVLVGQLLVAACFAELAARYPISGAIYQWSSRLSNPTFGWFAGWIMVIGQIVVVAAAALALQMVLPAIWSGFQLVGGDPTPTSASGAANAAVLGVILLALTTLVNVLDNRVLSLVNRVGVTAEIIGAVLIIVLLLTHSERSPGITFHTAEGGGNGLFAALLVGSFTAAYVMIGFDSAGEMSEETHHPRRTAPRTILTALGSAGLLGGLIVLGGLLAAPSLTDGKLGVDGLSYVLTSSLGEGVGRVLLADVVVAITVATLAIQTAACRMLFSMARDGQLPFAARLAKVSPRTGMPNAPAVVVGLLSAALLLLNFASPEAFLAIGTTCIVMLYLAYAMVTGPLLVRRLKGTLTSTTTDETGKPLFSLGRWGIPVNILALLYGLFMTVNLAWPRAEVYDPAGGHWYFQWFTVLFLLVTVGGGASYRLMRGQRVRSAAEHAPALPESTP; this is encoded by the coding sequence ATGACGAGCACCGCCCGCGCCGATGTCCGCCCCGACCCACCTCACTCCCCCGACGACCACTCCCTCGATGAGTTCGGCTACCGCCAGGAGCTGCACCGCAGCCTGGGCCGGTACGCGTCGTTCGCCGCCGGGTTCTCCTTCATCTCGGTACTCACGACCGTCTTCCAGTTCTTCGCCTTCGGGTACGCGTTCGGCGGCCCGGTCTTCTTCTGGGCCTGGCCGGCGGTGCTGGTCGGCCAGTTGCTGGTGGCCGCGTGCTTCGCGGAGCTGGCCGCGCGCTATCCGATCTCGGGCGCGATCTACCAGTGGTCCTCCCGGCTGTCGAACCCGACCTTCGGCTGGTTCGCCGGCTGGATCATGGTGATCGGACAGATCGTGGTGGTCGCGGCGGCGGCACTGGCGCTGCAGATGGTGTTGCCGGCGATCTGGTCGGGCTTCCAGCTCGTCGGGGGTGATCCGACGCCCACCTCCGCCAGCGGGGCGGCGAACGCGGCCGTCCTCGGCGTGATCCTCCTGGCGCTCACCACGCTCGTCAACGTCCTCGACAACCGGGTGCTGTCCCTCGTCAACCGTGTCGGGGTGACCGCAGAGATCATCGGCGCCGTCCTGATCATCGTGCTTCTGCTGACCCACTCCGAACGCTCCCCCGGCATCACCTTCCACACCGCCGAGGGAGGCGGCAACGGCCTCTTCGCCGCCCTGCTCGTGGGCTCCTTCACGGCGGCGTACGTGATGATCGGCTTCGACAGCGCGGGTGAGATGAGCGAGGAGACCCACCATCCACGCCGTACCGCGCCCCGCACGATCCTCACGGCGCTCGGCTCGGCCGGTCTCCTCGGCGGTCTCATCGTCCTCGGCGGCCTGCTCGCCGCGCCCAGCCTCACCGACGGGAAACTCGGCGTGGACGGCCTGAGCTACGTCCTGACAAGCAGCCTCGGCGAAGGCGTGGGCCGGGTCCTGCTGGCCGACGTGGTGGTGGCGATCACGGTGGCGACGCTCGCCATCCAGACGGCGGCCTGCCGCATGCTCTTCTCCATGGCCCGCGACGGCCAACTCCCCTTCGCCGCACGCCTCGCCAAGGTCAGCCCACGCACGGGCATGCCGAACGCCCCGGCTGTGGTCGTCGGCCTCCTCTCCGCCGCCCTCCTGCTCCTCAACTTCGCCTCCCCGGAGGCCTTCCTGGCCATCGGCACCACCTGCATCGTCATGCTGTACCTGGCCTACGCGATGGTGACCGGCCCCCTGCTCGTACGACGCCTGAAGGGCACCCTCACCTCCACCACCACCGACGAGACGGGCAAGCCCCTGTTCTCCCTCGGCCGCTGGGGCATCCCCGTCAACATCCTCGCCCTGCTCTACGGCCTCTTCATGACGGTCAACCTGGCCTGGCCGCGCGCGGAGGTGTACGACCCGGCGGGCGGGCATTGGTACTTCCAGTGGTTCACGGTGTTGTTCTTGTTGGTCACGGTGGGGGGCGGGGCGTCGTATCGACTGATGCGTGGACAGCGCGTGCGCTCTGCTGCGGAGCATGCTCCGGCTCTTCCGGAATCGACTCCATAG